The region ATATATACATCGATCCTCGATCCATTTACGGGTGCTGGTCATTTTTAGCACAAACTGTCGAAAATGTTGGTGTAGAAATGTTCGCTATTCATGGCACAAAGTTATATGAAATTGCGTTATTTTAGTGCCAAAAtgtttttttttccttttttgaTCATTTTCTTTCGATCTATCCATCCATTTATGCAAGATTTAATTACACGTAATTTATCAATCCAGGACCTGGAGCTCCCCAGACAGTCAATGTCGTAAGTACTTGGCACCATTCCTTCAATATTCTTATTCTGATTCGTATCCTGCCAATGTACCAACCTACTGTCTCTTGATCAATTTGCAGGTCTGCGAGATTACTAAAGGAAGTAAGGTCAAATATGAACTTGATAAGAAAACTGGCCTTATCAAGGTACTTCCCATGACCAGAAATCCAATTACTTAAGTTGGTTGTCGAATCTGTTAACTGACATTTTGTCTTCTTGCCTCACCAGGTTGATCGTATCTTGTATTCCTCGGTTGTCTATCCTCACAATTACGGATTCATACCTCGAACATTATGTGAGGATAATGATCCCATGGATGTATTGGTCTTGATGCAGGTTAGCTTAAGTGAAGCCCTTGGTCTAAAATTTTATGTGTATCTATGATGCTAATTGAAATTTAGTTAGTCAACTTTTTATTAACTTCTGCAACAACAGGAGCCAGTCATTCCTGGATGCTTTCTCCGTGCCAAGGCTATAGGATTGATGCCCATGATTGATCAGGTGCTTTTACATGCACAGATTAAGATCTTTTAGCTATGAAGATATATGTTTGATTGTGCTTTTGCGCTTACATTATTTTCCTATCATGTATAGGGAGAGAAGGATGACAAAATCATTGCAGTGTGTGCTGACGATCCAGAGTATCGTCATTATACTGATAT is a window of Apium graveolens cultivar Ventura chromosome 11, ASM990537v1, whole genome shotgun sequence DNA encoding:
- the LOC141697828 gene encoding soluble inorganic pyrophosphatase 1-like isoform X1 — encoded protein: MSTEEEGAPKSPSGGKAPKLNERILSSLSRRQVAAHPWHDLDIGPGAPQTVNVVCEITKGSKVKYELDKKTGLIKVDRILYSSVVYPHNYGFIPRTLCEDNDPMDVLVLMQEPVIPGCFLRAKAIGLMPMIDQGEKDDKIIAVCADDPEYRHYTDINQLPPHRLMEIRRFFEDYKKNENKEVAVNEFLPPATAHEAIQHSMDLYAEYLMHSLKKD
- the LOC141697828 gene encoding soluble inorganic pyrophosphatase 1-like isoform X2, translated to MSTEEEGAPKSPSGGKAPKLNERILSSLSRRQVAAHPWHDLDIGPGAPQTVNVVCEITKGSKVKYELDKKTGLIKVDRILYSSVVYPHNYGFIPRTLCEDNDPMDVLVLMQEPVIPGCFLRAKAIGLMPMIDQGEKDDKIIAVCADDPEYRHYTDINQLPPHRLMEIRRFFEDYKKNENKEVAVNEFLPPATAHEAIQHSMDLYAEYILHSLRK